One Helicoverpa armigera isolate CAAS_96S chromosome 12, ASM3070526v1, whole genome shotgun sequence DNA window includes the following coding sequences:
- the Vha14-1 gene encoding V-type proton ATPase subunit F, protein MSMHTLANKGKLISVIGDEDTCVGFLLGGIGEINKNRHPNFMVVDKNTAVSEIEECFKRFVKRDDIDIILINQNIAELIRHVIDAHTAPVPAVLEIPSKDHPYDASKDSILRRARGMFNPEDLVR, encoded by the exons atgtCGATGCACACATTAGCCAACAAGGGAAAATTGATCAGCGTCATCGGAGATGAG GACACCTGCGTCGGCTTCCTGCTGGGCGGGATTGGTGAAATCAACAAGAACAGACACCCCAACTTCATGGTTGTTGACAAAA ACACAGCAGTCAGCGAGATCGAGGAGTGCTTCAAGCGCTTCGTGAAACGGGACGATATTGACATCATTCTGATCAACCAGAACATTGCTGAGCTGATCCGACACGTGATCGACGCCCACACCGCGCCCGTGCCCGCTGTGCTCGAGATCCCCTCGAAAGACCATCCTTACGATGCTAGCAAGGACTCCATCCTGCGTCGTGCTAGG GGCATGTTCAACCCCGAAGACTTGGTACGCTAA
- the LOC110381698 gene encoding carbonic anhydrase 7, whose translation MRSAALTTVIAILAVNVSLVLGWGYRASDQRRWAVLHPACGGRQQSPIAIAARQAIPISIPAMELIGYQNPLPGPLTITNNGHSVALTIPKYSSEEEKKGFRLPYIFGGPLDNEYEIEGLHFHWGDKNNRGSEHTLNDMRLPLEMHIIHRNKKYRNLAEALQHPDGLCVLAFFYQVVEFDAKLLTPIVKNLSAIENYNTSMQLPHTFSLSSILSGLDTERFYTYKGSLTTPPCAEAVTWVVFSDYLPISVFQMDNFRGLLSNLNLPLVDNFRQLQPLFGRRIFVRITSKNPKFKKTKLHYSKWDWVGHKKAENDVAEFDE comes from the exons ATGAGATCTGCTGCATTAACAACTGTCATCGCCATTTTGGCGGTAAATG TTTCCTTAGTCCTCGGTTGGGGGTACAGAGCCTCTGACCAGAGGCGCTGGGCTGTCCTCCACCCCGCCTGCGGAGGTCGCCAACAGTCCCCCATCGCCATAGCTGCCCGCCAAGCCATCCCCATTTCAATCCCCGCTATGGAACTCATCGGCTACCAGAACCCACTACCTGGGCCTCTTACGATCACCAATAATGGACATTCAG TGGCGTTAACCATCCCCAAATACAGTTCCGAAGAAGAAAAGAAAGGCTTCCGTCTCCCATACATCTTCGGCGGTCCTCTTGACAATGAGTACGAGATTGAGGGTCTCCACTTCCACTGGGGAGACAAGAACAACCGAGGTTCTGAACATACCCTCAACGATATGCGCTTGCCTTTGGAAATGCATATCATCCACAGAAACAAGAAGTACAGGAATCTGGCTGAGGCTCTCCAGCACCCTGATGGTCTTTGCGTGCTTGCGTTCTTCTACCAG GTCGTAGAATTCGACGCCAAGCTCCTAACCCCCATCGTGAAGAACCTGTCAGCCATCGAGAACTACAACACATCCATGCAACTCCCTCACACTTTCTCCCTCTCTTCCATCCTCTCAGGCTTAGACACTGAGCGCTTCTACACCTACAAGGGTTCCCTCACCACCCCCCCTTGCGCCGAGGCCGTCACGTGGGTCGTATTCTCTGACTACCTTCCAATCTCCGTGTTCCAG ATGGATAACTTCCGCGGCCTCCTCTCCAACCTGAACCTGCCTCTCGTGGACAACTTCAGACAGCTCCAACCTCTATTCGGCCGGCGCATATTCGTCCGCATAACGTCAAAGAACCCCAAATTCAAGAAGACCAAGCTTCACTACTCCAAATGGGACTGGGTTGGACATAAGAAAGCCGAGAATGACGTAGCTGAATTCGACGAATAA